A region of Streptomyces sp. NBC_01267 DNA encodes the following proteins:
- a CDS encoding FtsX-like permease family protein, which translates to MSWTQDLTMGMKFAVGGGREGWTRTLLTAVGVGLGVALLLVTTAIPGALAARDARKDNRNDFGAAMVDKRGNDTLLLGMSDTTYRGKDVRGRLMKPEGPQAPVPAGIPAAPKAGEMLASPALKALLGSSDGKLLRERIPYRIAGTIGDAGLTGPHELAYYAGSDRLDLSDGGTVRRINAFSDVPPQPAMDPVLSLLVVIIFVVLLMPVGVFIAAAVRFGSDSRDRRLAALRLIGTDSRMTRRIAAGESFAGSLFGLFLGAVFFLVARSFAGDIDVAGINLFPADLNPGIGLAVLVAASVPASAVGVTLLTLRGVVIEPLGVVRTSVPRRRRVWWRVLLPVAGLALLLPMTGTGRTHGNFNNAQVISGTVLLLIGVTALLPWLVEAVVNRLSGGPTSWQLAIRRLQLTSGNAARLVNGIAVAVAGAIALQMLFAGVDSDYSKETGADLTRAQLVVTNDDSGTRITDALRRTPGVTKALPVSRASVSATKSAGDISEVLSGDCTALREIATLPSCRDGDTFVTTGGWDANLPKIAKPGRHLFLSSSFGGQARHQVPWTLPAGTRSVSLRTDPAGSSGGGGVLITPGALPPAKDLSMLRTVYVTVDPAATDATELVRNTVARYNPMIETVALHEAREDSRFTGVRKGLYMGAAAVLLLIGASLLVSVLEQLRDRRRLLAALAAFGTRRSTMSWSVLWQTAVPVALGLVLAAAVGLGLGTVLLRMVGHTVTVDWSAVTALTGIGAGVVVLVTAISMPPLWRLMRPEGLRTE; encoded by the coding sequence ATGAGCTGGACGCAAGACCTCACGATGGGCATGAAGTTCGCTGTCGGCGGGGGCCGTGAGGGCTGGACCCGTACGCTGCTGACAGCGGTCGGCGTGGGCCTGGGCGTGGCCCTGCTGCTGGTCACCACCGCCATCCCCGGGGCGCTCGCGGCCCGGGACGCGCGGAAGGACAACCGCAACGACTTCGGCGCCGCCATGGTCGACAAGCGCGGCAACGACACGCTGCTGCTCGGTATGTCGGACACCACGTACCGGGGCAAGGACGTCCGCGGCCGGCTGATGAAGCCCGAGGGCCCGCAGGCGCCGGTGCCCGCGGGTATCCCGGCGGCCCCGAAGGCCGGTGAGATGCTGGCGTCCCCGGCGCTCAAGGCGCTGCTCGGCTCGTCCGACGGCAAGCTGCTGCGCGAGCGGATCCCGTACCGGATCGCCGGCACCATCGGCGACGCCGGGCTGACCGGGCCGCACGAACTCGCCTACTACGCGGGCAGCGACCGTCTCGATCTGTCGGACGGCGGCACCGTACGGCGCATCAACGCGTTCTCCGACGTACCGCCCCAGCCCGCGATGGACCCGGTCCTGAGCCTGCTCGTCGTCATCATCTTCGTCGTCCTGCTGATGCCGGTGGGTGTGTTCATCGCCGCCGCCGTCCGTTTCGGCAGCGACAGCCGCGACCGCCGACTGGCCGCTCTGCGGCTGATCGGTACGGATTCCCGGATGACCCGCCGTATCGCCGCGGGCGAATCCTTCGCGGGCTCTCTGTTCGGGCTGTTCCTCGGCGCCGTGTTCTTCCTGGTGGCCCGCAGCTTCGCCGGTGACATCGACGTCGCCGGGATCAACCTCTTCCCCGCCGACCTGAACCCGGGCATCGGCCTGGCCGTGCTGGTCGCCGCCTCGGTGCCCGCCTCGGCCGTCGGCGTCACCCTGCTCACCCTGCGCGGCGTGGTGATCGAACCGCTCGGTGTCGTCCGTACGTCGGTGCCGCGCCGCCGCCGCGTCTGGTGGCGCGTCCTGCTGCCGGTCGCCGGACTCGCCCTGCTCCTCCCGATGACGGGCACGGGCCGCACCCACGGCAATTTCAACAACGCCCAGGTCATCTCCGGGACGGTGCTGCTGCTGATCGGCGTGACGGCGCTGCTGCCCTGGCTGGTCGAAGCTGTCGTCAACCGCCTCAGCGGCGGCCCGACTTCCTGGCAACTTGCCATCCGAAGGCTCCAGTTGACGAGTGGAAACGCGGCCCGCCTGGTCAACGGCATCGCCGTCGCGGTGGCCGGAGCCATCGCCCTCCAGATGCTGTTCGCCGGGGTCGACAGCGACTACAGCAAGGAGACGGGCGCCGACCTCACCCGCGCCCAACTGGTCGTCACCAACGACGACTCGGGCACCAGGATCACCGACGCGCTGCGCAGGACGCCCGGCGTCACCAAGGCGCTGCCGGTCAGCCGGGCCTCCGTCTCGGCCACGAAGTCCGCGGGCGACATCAGCGAGGTGCTCTCCGGGGACTGCACCGCGCTGCGCGAGATCGCCACCCTCCCCAGTTGCAGGGACGGCGACACGTTCGTCACCACCGGCGGCTGGGACGCGAACCTCCCGAAGATCGCCAAGCCGGGCAGGCACCTCTTCCTCAGCTCGTCCTTCGGCGGACAGGCCAGGCATCAGGTCCCCTGGACGCTGCCCGCCGGGACCCGCTCGGTGAGCCTGCGGACCGACCCGGCCGGCAGCTCCGGCGGTGGTGGCGTGCTGATCACCCCCGGCGCGCTGCCGCCGGCCAAGGACCTCTCCATGCTGCGCACGGTCTACGTCACCGTCGACCCGGCGGCGACGGACGCCACCGAGCTGGTCCGTAACACCGTGGCCAGGTACAACCCGATGATCGAGACCGTCGCCCTGCACGAGGCCCGCGAGGACAGCCGCTTCACGGGCGTCCGCAAGGGCCTGTACATGGGCGCCGCCGCCGTGCTCCTGCTGATCGGCGCGAGCCTGCTCGTCTCGGTCCTGGAGCAGCTCCGCGACCGCCGGCGGCTGCTGGCGGCCCTCGCGGCCTTCGGTACCCGCCGCTCCACCATGAGCTGGTCGGTGCTGTGGCAGACCGCCGTTCCGGTCGCGCTCGGACTGGTACTGGCCGCGGCCGTGGGGCTGGGCCTGGGAACGGTCCTGCTCCGGATGGTCGGCCACACCGTCACCGTCGACTGGTCCGCGGTCACGGCCCTGACGGGCATCGGCGCGGGTGTCGTCGTCCTGGTGACGGCGATCAGCATGCCGCCGCTGTGGCGGCTGATGCGGCCCGAGGGGCTGCGTACGGAGTAG
- a CDS encoding ABC transporter ATP-binding protein yields MTPAGSLLHADGLHKVYGPTPALDGASFSIHAGEVVAVMGPSGSGKSTLLHCLAGIVRPDSGTITYNGRELSAMSDSERSSLRRSEFGFVFQFGQLVPELTCTENVALPLRLNGLKRKEAERRALEWMDRLEVADLGHKRPGEVSGGQGQRVAVARSLVTGPRVLFADEPTGALDSLNGERVMELFTQAARSANAAVVLVTHEPRVAAYSDREVVVRDGRSRDLEHAV; encoded by the coding sequence ATGACTCCCGCCGGCTCCCTTCTCCACGCCGACGGCCTGCACAAGGTGTACGGGCCGACCCCCGCGCTCGACGGCGCCTCGTTCTCCATCCACGCCGGTGAAGTCGTCGCCGTCATGGGCCCGTCGGGCTCCGGCAAGTCGACGCTGCTGCACTGTCTGGCCGGCATCGTCCGCCCCGACTCGGGCACCATCACCTACAACGGGCGCGAGCTGTCCGCGATGTCGGACTCCGAGCGCAGCTCCCTGCGCCGCAGCGAGTTCGGCTTCGTCTTCCAGTTCGGGCAGCTCGTCCCCGAGCTGACCTGCACGGAGAACGTCGCGCTGCCGCTCCGGCTGAACGGTCTCAAGCGCAAGGAGGCCGAGCGTCGCGCGCTGGAGTGGATGGACCGCCTCGAAGTCGCCGACCTCGGGCACAAGCGGCCCGGCGAGGTCTCCGGCGGTCAGGGACAGCGGGTCGCCGTGGCCCGTTCGCTGGTGACCGGGCCGCGCGTGCTGTTCGCGGACGAGCCGACCGGCGCGCTCGACTCCCTCAACGGCGAACGCGTCATGGAACTCTTCACCCAGGCCGCCCGCTCGGCCAACGCGGCCGTCGTGCTCGTCACGCACGAGCCGCGGGTGGCCGCCTACTCCGATCGCGAGGTCGTCGTACGCGACGGCAGATCCCGGGACCTGGAGCACGCGGTATGA
- a CDS encoding PadR family transcriptional regulator: protein MSIGHTLLGILESGPRHGYDLKRAFDEKFGHDRPLHYGQVYSTMSRLLKNGLVEVDGVEAGGGPERKRYAITDAGISDVDQWLASPEKPEPYLQSTLYTKVVLALLTGRSAADLLDTQRAEHLRLMRILTDRKRRGDLADQLICDHALFHLEADLRWLELTAARLDQLATEVSA from the coding sequence ATGTCCATCGGCCACACACTGCTCGGCATCCTCGAGTCGGGGCCGCGCCATGGCTACGACCTCAAGCGCGCCTTCGACGAGAAGTTCGGTCATGACAGACCGCTGCACTACGGGCAGGTCTACTCGACCATGTCCCGGCTGCTCAAGAACGGCCTCGTCGAGGTCGACGGGGTGGAAGCCGGCGGCGGCCCCGAGCGCAAGCGGTACGCGATCACCGACGCCGGGATCAGCGACGTCGACCAGTGGCTCGCGTCGCCCGAGAAGCCCGAGCCGTACCTCCAGTCCACGCTGTACACCAAGGTCGTCCTGGCGCTGCTCACCGGACGCAGCGCCGCCGACCTGCTGGACACCCAACGGGCCGAACACCTGCGGCTGATGCGCATCCTCACCGACCGCAAGCGCCGCGGCGACCTCGCCGACCAGCTGATCTGCGACCACGCCCTGTTCCATCTCGAAGCCGACCTGCGCTGGCTGGAACTGACCGCCGCCCGGCTCGACCAGCTCGCCACGGAGGTGTCCGCATGA
- a CDS encoding ABC transporter permease has protein sequence MSRRSDLAMGVRFAVAGGRESWVRTVLTAVGVALGVALLLTASSVPNAMNSRTERSHARTVTEPPFGHSVPRSDSTVLYGHADSVFRKTTVDGYLLRAEGKHPVVPPGISALPADGTMLVSPALKDLLGSDDGKLLRERLPYRIAGTIGDAGLNDPAELFYYAGSSTLTPHTGAHRLAHFGGGPDSVPLSPFLVVLSVLGCVVLLTPVAVFIATAVRFGSDRRDQRLASLRLVGADTRTTRRVAAGEAFAGAVLGVLLGWVFFLIGRELIGGVQVWNLSVFPSDLDPVPMLAALIVVAVPLSAIAVTLFAMRAVTVEPLGIARQTTTRRRRFWWRLVMPLAGLALLLKANRVTNKTEFIDPYPIAGGAILILAGLTVLLPWVVEAVVGRMRGGPVPFQLATRRLQLNSGSAARAVSGITVAVAGAVALQMYFAGLHDDFNRITGQNPARAQMHISASYPSAERAQQMIHAFQQTKGVKAVIGAIEGYADKPDGDPNAAGPWPTTSLTIGDCATLRELATLPSCEDGDSFVVHIKGHKESNDWVDKTVRPGGKLNVGRDGHPRLWTLPKSTPTVFARVDPMGQTRDGIFLTPSAIDLSMLPDADTTALVKTDRSVPDAADHVRNTAAGIDPLMRVWDISAVERDKQYASIENALLAASAATMVLIAASMLVSQLEQLRARKRLLSVLVAFGTRRPTLGWSVLWQTALPVVLGLALAVAGGLGLGAALLRLIGKSVTDWWGFVPLAGAGAGVILLVTLLSLPPLWRMMRPDGLRTE, from the coding sequence ATGAGCCGCCGCAGCGACCTCGCCATGGGGGTCCGGTTCGCCGTGGCCGGCGGCCGGGAGTCCTGGGTGCGCACCGTGCTCACCGCGGTCGGTGTGGCGCTCGGGGTGGCCCTGCTGCTCACCGCCTCGTCCGTGCCGAACGCGATGAACAGCCGCACCGAACGCTCACACGCGCGCACCGTCACCGAGCCCCCCTTCGGGCACTCGGTCCCGCGCAGCGACAGCACCGTGCTCTACGGCCACGCCGACAGCGTGTTCCGCAAGACCACCGTCGACGGCTATCTGCTCCGGGCCGAGGGCAAGCACCCGGTCGTCCCGCCGGGGATCTCCGCACTGCCCGCCGACGGCACGATGCTCGTCTCACCGGCGCTGAAGGACCTGCTGGGATCCGACGACGGCAAGCTGCTCCGCGAGCGCCTCCCGTACCGGATCGCCGGCACCATCGGGGACGCCGGGCTGAACGACCCGGCCGAGCTGTTCTACTACGCGGGCAGCTCCACCCTCACCCCGCACACCGGCGCCCACCGGCTCGCGCACTTCGGCGGCGGTCCGGACAGCGTCCCGCTGTCGCCGTTCCTGGTCGTGCTCTCCGTGCTCGGCTGTGTGGTCCTGCTCACGCCGGTGGCCGTCTTCATCGCGACCGCGGTCCGCTTCGGCAGCGACCGCCGGGACCAGCGCCTCGCCTCGCTGCGGCTGGTCGGCGCCGACACCCGTACGACCAGGCGGGTCGCGGCCGGTGAGGCGTTCGCCGGAGCGGTGCTCGGGGTGCTGCTCGGCTGGGTCTTCTTCCTGATCGGCCGGGAGCTGATCGGCGGCGTCCAGGTGTGGAACCTGTCCGTCTTCCCGTCCGATCTCGACCCGGTGCCGATGCTGGCCGCGCTGATCGTCGTGGCGGTACCGCTGTCGGCCATCGCCGTGACCCTCTTCGCGATGCGCGCCGTGACGGTCGAACCGCTGGGCATCGCACGGCAGACGACCACCCGCCGCCGCCGGTTCTGGTGGCGTCTGGTGATGCCCCTCGCCGGACTGGCCCTGCTGCTGAAGGCAAACCGGGTCACCAACAAGACCGAGTTCATCGATCCGTACCCCATCGCGGGCGGCGCGATCCTGATCCTCGCGGGGCTCACCGTCCTGCTGCCCTGGGTCGTCGAGGCGGTCGTCGGCCGGATGCGGGGCGGGCCCGTGCCGTTCCAGCTGGCCACCCGCAGGCTCCAGTTGAACAGCGGATCGGCGGCCCGCGCGGTCAGCGGCATCACGGTCGCCGTCGCCGGGGCGGTCGCGCTCCAGATGTACTTCGCCGGGCTGCACGACGACTTCAACAGGATCACCGGCCAGAACCCGGCCCGCGCCCAGATGCACATCAGCGCGTCGTACCCCAGCGCGGAGCGCGCCCAGCAGATGATCCACGCGTTCCAGCAGACCAAGGGCGTCAAGGCCGTCATCGGCGCCATCGAGGGCTACGCCGACAAGCCGGACGGCGACCCGAACGCCGCCGGGCCCTGGCCGACGACCTCCCTCACCATCGGCGACTGCGCGACCCTGCGCGAACTGGCCACCCTCCCCTCCTGCGAGGACGGCGACTCCTTCGTCGTCCACATCAAGGGGCACAAGGAGTCCAACGACTGGGTGGACAAGACCGTACGGCCGGGCGGCAAGCTCAACGTCGGCCGCGACGGCCACCCCAGGCTCTGGACGCTCCCGAAGTCCACGCCCACGGTCTTCGCCCGCGTCGACCCGATGGGCCAGACACGCGACGGCATCTTCCTCACCCCGTCCGCGATCGATCTGTCGATGCTGCCGGACGCGGACACCACCGCCCTGGTGAAGACCGACCGTTCGGTGCCGGACGCCGCGGATCACGTACGCAACACGGCGGCCGGGATCGACCCGCTCATGCGGGTGTGGGACATCTCTGCCGTCGAGCGCGACAAGCAGTACGCGAGCATCGAGAACGCGCTGCTCGCCGCCTCCGCCGCGACCATGGTGCTGATCGCCGCCTCGATGCTCGTCTCCCAGCTGGAGCAACTGCGCGCACGCAAGCGGCTGTTGTCCGTCCTGGTGGCCTTCGGCACCCGCCGTCCCACCCTCGGCTGGTCGGTGCTCTGGCAGACCGCGCTGCCCGTGGTGCTCGGCCTCGCGCTCGCCGTCGCCGGCGGTCTCGGGCTCGGCGCCGCACTGCTGCGGCTCATCGGCAAGTCCGTCACCGACTGGTGGGGCTTCGTCCCGCTGGCCGGTGCGGGAGCGGGAGTGATCCTGCTCGTCACCCTGCTCAGCCTCCCTCCGCTGTGGCGCATGATGCGCCCCGACGGCCTCCGTACCGAATAG
- a CDS encoding ABC transporter ATP-binding protein yields the protein MPSQPPLLSATDLHKAYGPTPALDGADFAIAPGEIVAVMGPSGSGKSTLLHCLAGIVEPDAGTIRYGDLTLTGMNDMGRSELRRTDFGFVFQFGQLVPELTCVQNVALPLRLNGVKRKEAESRAREWLERLEVTEVGHKRPGEVSGGQGQRVAIARSLVAGPRVLFADEPTGALDSLNGERVMELFTEAARSTNAAVVLVTHEARVAAYSDREVVVRDGKSRDRAAQFAS from the coding sequence ATGCCATCCCAGCCTCCGTTGCTCAGCGCAACCGACCTCCACAAGGCCTACGGCCCGACCCCCGCCCTGGACGGTGCGGACTTCGCCATCGCGCCCGGCGAGATCGTCGCCGTCATGGGACCGTCCGGGTCCGGCAAGTCGACCCTGCTGCACTGCCTCGCCGGGATAGTGGAGCCCGATGCCGGGACCATCCGGTACGGGGACCTGACCCTCACGGGCATGAACGACATGGGCCGCAGCGAGCTCCGCCGCACGGACTTCGGGTTCGTCTTCCAGTTCGGTCAGCTCGTCCCCGAGCTGACCTGTGTGCAGAACGTCGCGCTGCCGCTCCGGCTGAACGGCGTCAAGCGCAAGGAGGCCGAGAGCCGGGCGCGGGAATGGCTGGAGCGGCTGGAAGTCACCGAGGTCGGGCACAAGCGGCCGGGTGAGGTCTCCGGCGGCCAGGGCCAGCGGGTCGCCATCGCGCGTTCGCTGGTGGCGGGACCGCGCGTGCTGTTCGCGGACGAGCCGACCGGCGCACTCGACTCCCTCAACGGCGAACGCGTCATGGAACTCTTCACCGAGGCGGCCCGCTCCACGAACGCGGCCGTCGTCCTGGTCACCCACGAGGCCCGGGTCGCCGCCTACTCCGACCGCGAGGTCGTCGTACGCGACGGCAAGTCCCGCGACCGCGCCGCGCAGTTCGCCTCATGA
- a CDS encoding transglycosylase domain-containing protein, with translation MGRADDRRARQRGARRAKSTKSGIRRLFTWKKILGSFFVLCLLVMGGFVALYLYVPMPTANADAELQSNVYKLSNGKVLARTGKVNREKVDLSEVPLDVQHTFVAAENMSFYKDHGVDFRGTARGLYNTLQGRKQGGSTITQQYVKNYYLSADQTVTRKLKELVVSLKVDRKFTKEDILAGYINTSYYGRGAFGIQAASQAYYGIDAKNLNVSQGAYLASLLQAPSQYDWAVATDEGKKLVQERWGYTLDNMVKMNWLDSAKRGEQKFQIPQKPKPEEGLKGETGYLVKAANQELEAQGLSEAEIDAGGWTVTLNIDPKKQAALEKTLKEQLTDKLTPKTRPVDADIEAGAVSVNPHTGAIEALYGGQDYLKHEISNAKRTDYQPASTFKPLILAAALESGAKTQDGKPITADTIYNGDSKRQVVDSNGNNVGFDPPNEDDHNYGPITVQTAMNNSVNSVFAQMGVDVGLGKIKTLGADLGMSRMKTAQAVPAMTLGSYGASPMEMAGVYATLDNHGKKVTPTIVKSATRPGREPLKMQKGIGDQVISRQTADAVTSVLTGVVDQGTGKVVKNKDQQVAGKTGTSDENKSAWFTGYTPNLVTSVGLFGEAAKTHTVNGKTVHQGDQVTISGAAGSPTGRINGGGFPAQIWAAFTFGLDLKPSKFDLDTDQGAAVKPDYTPPPPPSNTPSPPAKDTPPASPPPVSKTPPPPSDPGTPPPSDPGTPPPSDPGTPPPPPDPGSSLNNQLQQNQQNGQQRDR, from the coding sequence ATGGGCCGTGCGGACGATCGACGAGCCCGGCAGCGCGGGGCGCGCCGGGCCAAATCCACGAAGAGCGGCATACGCCGGCTCTTCACCTGGAAGAAAATCCTGGGCAGCTTCTTCGTGCTCTGCCTGCTGGTGATGGGCGGCTTCGTCGCGCTCTACCTGTACGTGCCGATGCCGACGGCCAATGCCGACGCGGAGCTGCAGAGCAACGTCTACAAGCTCAGCAACGGCAAGGTGCTCGCCCGCACGGGCAAGGTCAACCGCGAGAAGGTCGACCTCTCGGAGGTCCCCCTCGACGTCCAGCACACCTTCGTCGCCGCCGAGAACATGTCCTTCTACAAGGACCACGGCGTCGACTTCCGGGGCACCGCCCGAGGGCTCTACAACACCCTCCAGGGCAGGAAGCAGGGTGGCTCGACGATCACCCAGCAGTACGTGAAGAACTACTACCTGAGCGCCGACCAGACCGTGACCCGCAAGCTCAAGGAGCTGGTGGTCTCGCTCAAGGTCGACAGGAAGTTCACCAAGGAGGACATCCTCGCCGGGTACATCAACACCAGCTACTACGGCCGGGGTGCCTTCGGCATCCAGGCCGCGTCGCAGGCGTACTACGGGATCGACGCCAAGAACCTGAACGTCAGCCAGGGCGCGTACCTGGCGTCGCTGCTCCAGGCGCCGAGCCAGTACGACTGGGCGGTGGCGACCGACGAGGGCAAGAAGCTCGTCCAGGAACGCTGGGGCTACACGCTCGACAACATGGTCAAGATGAACTGGCTCGACAGCGCCAAGCGCGGCGAGCAGAAGTTCCAGATACCGCAGAAGCCCAAGCCCGAGGAAGGTCTGAAGGGTGAGACCGGGTATCTGGTGAAGGCGGCCAACCAGGAGCTGGAGGCGCAGGGCCTCTCCGAGGCGGAGATCGACGCCGGCGGCTGGACGGTCACCCTCAACATCGACCCGAAGAAGCAGGCGGCCCTGGAGAAGACGCTCAAGGAGCAGCTGACCGACAAGCTCACGCCCAAGACGCGTCCGGTCGACGCGGACATCGAGGCGGGCGCGGTCTCGGTCAACCCGCATACCGGCGCGATCGAAGCGCTCTACGGCGGCCAGGACTACCTGAAGCACGAGATCAGCAACGCCAAGCGGACCGACTACCAGCCCGCTTCGACCTTCAAGCCGCTGATCCTCGCGGCGGCCCTGGAGTCCGGCGCCAAGACGCAGGACGGCAAGCCGATCACGGCCGACACCATCTACAACGGTGACAGCAAGCGCCAGGTCGTGGACAGCAACGGCAACAACGTCGGCTTCGACCCGCCCAACGAGGACGACCACAACTACGGCCCCATCACCGTCCAGACCGCGATGAACAACTCGGTCAACTCGGTGTTCGCGCAGATGGGTGTCGACGTCGGCCTCGGCAAGATCAAGACGCTCGGCGCCGACCTCGGCATGAGCCGGATGAAGACCGCGCAGGCGGTCCCCGCCATGACCCTGGGTTCGTACGGCGCCAGCCCGATGGAGATGGCCGGGGTGTACGCGACCCTCGACAACCACGGCAAGAAGGTCACGCCGACGATCGTGAAGTCGGCGACCCGCCCGGGCCGGGAACCGCTCAAGATGCAGAAGGGCATCGGCGACCAGGTCATCAGCCGTCAGACGGCGGACGCGGTGACCTCGGTGCTGACCGGCGTGGTCGACCAGGGCACCGGCAAGGTGGTCAAGAACAAGGACCAGCAGGTCGCGGGCAAGACCGGTACCTCGGACGAGAACAAGTCCGCCTGGTTCACCGGCTACACCCCGAACCTGGTCACCTCGGTCGGTCTGTTCGGTGAGGCCGCCAAGACCCACACGGTGAACGGCAAGACCGTCCACCAGGGTGACCAGGTCACCATCAGCGGTGCGGCGGGCAGCCCGACGGGCCGTATCAACGGTGGTGGCTTCCCGGCCCAGATCTGGGCCGCGTTCACCTTCGGCCTCGATCTGAAGCCGAGCAAGTTCGACCTGGACACCGACCAGGGTGCGGCGGTCAAGCCGGACTACACCCCGCCGCCGCCGCCGTCGAACACGCCGTCCCCGCCCGCGAAGGACACTCCGCCCGCGTCGCCGCCGCCCGTGTCGAAGACCCCGCCCCCGCCGTCGGACCCCGGGACCCCGCCGCCGTCGGACCCGGGAACCCCGCCGCCGTCGGACCCCGGGACCCCGCCCCCGCCGCCGGACCCCGGGAGTTCGCTGAACAACCAGTTGCAGCAGAACCAGCAGAACGGTCAGCAGCGCGACCGCTGA
- a CDS encoding catalase — protein sequence MSKAPQKATFTTTNAGIPVESDEHSLTVSSDGPILLHDAYLIEKMAQFNRERVPERVVHAKGSGAYGTFEVTNDVSQFTKADLFQPGRRTEMLARFSTVAGEMGSPDTWRDPRGFALKFYTEHGNYDMVGNNTPVFFVRDPIKFQDFIRSQKRRPDSGLRDNDMQWDFWTLSPESAHQVTWLMGDRGIPKTWRNMNGYSSHTYMWVNGAGEKFWVKYHFKTDQGIDFLTQADADAMAGVDTDYHRRDLFESIKSGNAPSWSLKVQVMPFDDAPGYRFNPFDLTKVWPHGDYPLIDVGRMTLNKNPEDHFVHIEQASFEPSNMVPGIGPSPDKMLLGRMFSYPDTHRYRIGPNYTQLPPNRPRSAVNSYAKDGPMRYEPSAASAPYAPNSYGGPAADTARYGEPAGWESAGEMVREAYTLRRDDDDWGQPGTMVRQVLNDDQRARLVDNVVGHLAQGVSAPVLDRALQYWRNIDKTTGDRIAARAKPNG from the coding sequence GTGAGCAAGGCACCCCAGAAGGCCACCTTCACCACCACGAACGCGGGAATTCCGGTGGAGAGCGACGAACACTCGCTCACCGTCAGCTCCGACGGGCCGATCCTGCTGCACGACGCGTACCTCATCGAGAAGATGGCTCAGTTCAACCGGGAGCGGGTCCCCGAGCGCGTGGTGCACGCGAAGGGTTCCGGTGCGTACGGGACCTTCGAAGTCACCAACGACGTCAGCCAGTTCACCAAGGCGGACCTCTTCCAGCCGGGCAGGCGCACCGAGATGCTGGCCCGCTTCTCGACGGTCGCCGGTGAGATGGGCTCCCCCGACACCTGGCGCGACCCCCGCGGTTTCGCCCTCAAGTTCTATACGGAGCACGGCAATTACGACATGGTCGGCAACAACACGCCGGTCTTCTTCGTACGTGACCCGATCAAGTTCCAGGACTTCATCCGCAGCCAGAAGCGCCGCCCCGACAGCGGGCTGCGCGACAACGACATGCAGTGGGACTTCTGGACGCTCTCGCCCGAGTCCGCGCACCAGGTCACCTGGCTGATGGGCGACCGGGGCATCCCCAAGACCTGGCGCAACATGAACGGCTACAGCTCGCACACCTACATGTGGGTGAACGGCGCGGGCGAGAAGTTCTGGGTCAAGTACCACTTCAAGACCGACCAGGGCATCGACTTCCTGACGCAGGCCGACGCCGACGCCATGGCCGGGGTCGACACGGACTACCACCGGCGGGACCTCTTCGAGTCGATCAAGTCGGGGAACGCCCCGTCGTGGTCGCTGAAGGTCCAGGTCATGCCGTTCGACGACGCCCCCGGCTACCGCTTCAACCCCTTCGACCTGACCAAGGTGTGGCCGCACGGCGACTACCCGCTGATCGATGTCGGGCGGATGACCCTGAACAAGAACCCCGAGGACCACTTCGTCCACATCGAGCAGGCGTCCTTCGAGCCCTCGAACATGGTCCCCGGCATCGGCCCGTCGCCGGACAAGATGCTGCTCGGCCGGATGTTCTCGTACCCGGACACGCACCGCTACCGGATCGGGCCGAACTACACGCAGCTGCCGCCCAACCGGCCGCGCTCGGCGGTCAATTCGTACGCGAAGGACGGGCCGATGCGGTACGAGCCGTCCGCCGCGTCCGCGCCGTACGCGCCCAACTCCTACGGCGGCCCCGCCGCGGACACCGCCCGCTACGGGGAGCCCGCCGGGTGGGAGTCCGCCGGCGAGATGGTCCGCGAGGCGTACACGCTGCGCCGGGACGACGACGACTGGGGCCAGCCGGGCACGATGGTGCGCCAGGTCCTCAACGACGACCAGCGCGCACGGCTCGTCGACAATGTCGTCGGCCATCTGGCCCAGGGCGTCTCCGCGCCGGTCCTCGACCGGGCGCTGCAGTACTGGCGCAACATCGACAAGACGACGGGCGACCGGATCGCGGCTAGGGCCAAGCCGAACGGCTGA